Proteins encoded by one window of Arachis hypogaea cultivar Tifrunner chromosome 1, arahy.Tifrunner.gnm2.J5K5, whole genome shotgun sequence:
- the LOC112804157 gene encoding uncharacterized protein isoform X2, whose product MNRMKRCCRHHCIIVPPSSTIKMLVLTNAASKVLSKGEANIAIIRKDTRGSTQTNFWWFEVTPSKHQNEFPSMPPVNSAYSIQSDAVENESYQSFPKYPSRQQAQL is encoded by the exons ATGAACCGTATGAAACGGTGTTGCCGTCATCATTGTATCAT TGTGCCTCCCTCATCAACTATAAAGATGTTGGTCTTAACTAATGCTGCTAGTAAAGTGTTAAGTAAAGGAGAGGCAAATATAGCTATTATCAGGAAG GATACAAGGGGAAGCACACAGACAAACTTTTGGTGGTTTGAAGTCACTCCTTCAAAGCATCAGAATGAGTTTCCATCAATGCCTCCCGTAAATTCAGCTTACTCTATCCAGTCCGATGCAGTTGAAAATGAATCATATCAAAGCTTCCCAAAGTACCCTAGCAGACAG CAAGCCCAGCTGTGA
- the LOC112804157 gene encoding uncharacterized protein isoform X1 — protein sequence MNRMKRCCRHHCIIVPPSSTIKMLVLTNAASKVLSKGEANIAIIRKDTRGSTQTNFWWFEVTPSKHQNEFPSMPPVNSAYSIQSDAVENESYQSFPKYPSRQSVMDSQPASHC from the exons ATGAACCGTATGAAACGGTGTTGCCGTCATCATTGTATCAT TGTGCCTCCCTCATCAACTATAAAGATGTTGGTCTTAACTAATGCTGCTAGTAAAGTGTTAAGTAAAGGAGAGGCAAATATAGCTATTATCAGGAAG GATACAAGGGGAAGCACACAGACAAACTTTTGGTGGTTTGAAGTCACTCCTTCAAAGCATCAGAATGAGTTTCCATCAATGCCTCCCGTAAATTCAGCTTACTCTATCCAGTCCGATGCAGTTGAAAATGAATCATATCAAAGCTTCCCAAAGTACCCTAGCAGACAG AGTGTTATGGATTCGCAACCAGCATCACATTGTTAG
- the LOC112804157 gene encoding uncharacterized protein isoform X3, with translation MNRMKRCCRHHCIIVPPSSTIKMLVLTNAASKVLSKGEANIAIIRKDTRGSTQTNFWWFEVTPSKHQNEFPSMPPVNSAYSIQSDAVENESYQSFPKYPSRQFN, from the exons ATGAACCGTATGAAACGGTGTTGCCGTCATCATTGTATCAT TGTGCCTCCCTCATCAACTATAAAGATGTTGGTCTTAACTAATGCTGCTAGTAAAGTGTTAAGTAAAGGAGAGGCAAATATAGCTATTATCAGGAAG GATACAAGGGGAAGCACACAGACAAACTTTTGGTGGTTTGAAGTCACTCCTTCAAAGCATCAGAATGAGTTTCCATCAATGCCTCCCGTAAATTCAGCTTACTCTATCCAGTCCGATGCAGTTGAAAATGAATCATATCAAAGCTTCCCAAAGTACCCTAGCAGACAG TTTAACTAA
- the LOC112804157 gene encoding uncharacterized protein isoform X5, producing MQLKMNHIKASQSTLADRVLWIRNQHHIVRNFSFASPAVRNHFITRLLYVGDLDSVVNERHRHYLFIQVRLGVSVQPGTRNHDDDERKLDERKRRGWR from the exons ATGCAGTTGAAAATGAATCATATCAAAGCTTCCCAAAGTACCCTAGCAGACAG AGTGTTATGGATTCGCAACCAGCATCACATTGTTAGAAATTTTTCATTTG CAAGCCCAGCTGTGAGGAACCACTTCATTACACGGTTGTTGTACGTTGGAGATTTAGACTCTGTTGTCAACGAGAGGCACCGCCACTATTTGTTCATCCAAGTCCGACTAGGGGTTTCAGTTCAACCAGGAACGAG AAATCACGATGATGATGAAAGGAAGCTTGacgaaagaaagagaagagggtgGCGATGA
- the LOC112804157 gene encoding uncharacterized protein isoform X4, giving the protein MQLKMNHIKASQSTLADRVLWIRNQHHIVRNFSFASPAVRNHFITRLLYVGDLDSVVNERHRHYLFIQVRLGVSVQPGTRRNHDDDERKLDERKRRGWR; this is encoded by the exons ATGCAGTTGAAAATGAATCATATCAAAGCTTCCCAAAGTACCCTAGCAGACAG AGTGTTATGGATTCGCAACCAGCATCACATTGTTAGAAATTTTTCATTTG CAAGCCCAGCTGTGAGGAACCACTTCATTACACGGTTGTTGTACGTTGGAGATTTAGACTCTGTTGTCAACGAGAGGCACCGCCACTATTTGTTCATCCAAGTCCGACTAGGGGTTTCAGTTCAACCAGGAACGAG AAGAAATCACGATGATGATGAAAGGAAGCTTGacgaaagaaagagaagagggtgGCGATGA
- the LOC112804157 gene encoding uncharacterized protein isoform X6 — protein MQLKMNHIKASQSTLADRVLWIRNQHHIVRNFSFASPAVRNHFITRLLYVGDLDSVVNERHRHYLFIQVRLGVSVQPGTRL, from the exons ATGCAGTTGAAAATGAATCATATCAAAGCTTCCCAAAGTACCCTAGCAGACAG AGTGTTATGGATTCGCAACCAGCATCACATTGTTAGAAATTTTTCATTTG CAAGCCCAGCTGTGAGGAACCACTTCATTACACGGTTGTTGTACGTTGGAGATTTAGACTCTGTTGTCAACGAGAGGCACCGCCACTATTTGTTCATCCAAGTCCGACTAGGGGTTTCAGTTCAACCAGGAACGAG ATTATAA
- the LOC112726840 gene encoding uncharacterized protein: protein MATIRGCPRLLYSSCPQPLVCFVLPRSVSILHRLCPACRHVVAFVSSPSSRCPNLRRAQPLSKRAAAFYFIDDSINQEAIVNNNTSENNNCLEQQFETLKKDSNYTYKNGKKKLEHFMMKKQSKIDAIFKRKVADNVGVQTSQPSNLISQEVQVSELSNLTQNAHQHESKVPRLERDVDISLLERDLGKRRPIWQYNVNERDKIRRAYIIAGSYQPTNISYPASELGFSNWKKVNNGVNCAFVCHEGSIPNSPHNLCVKSCDDLMAHSKHIDKVLDRHSDETIANNRLRLKTSIDAIRWLAFQNVNNVVLENAPGNAQYISPGVQKDILHIFARKVRATIREEIGDSKFCIIIDEARDESKREQMSVVLRFVDKHGCVQERFFDLIHVSDTCSLTLKTEISSVLSRHNLDVQNLRGQGYDGASNMRGEWNGLQALFLKDCPFAYYIHCLAHRLQLALVSAAKEVCYVHQFFSKLTLIVNVVTVSPKHHDQLRVAQANNVANLIANDQIVTGSGLNQIGTLQRAGDTRWGSHLNSVRSLLCMFDATCEVLEKNSEEGNFSTRGDASAACDAITSFEFVFVLHLMRNILEVSHDLCQALQRKNQDILNALTLVSTTKTLIQRMRESSWEAFIKEVILFCEKHEVEVPDMNAMHIPRRGRTRKIVDQISVEHHYRVNLFLAVIDTQLQEINGRFNDNMVELLTLSSTLDPRENYKLFSVNKSYVKD from the exons ATGGCTACCATCCGTGGTTGTCCGAGGCTTCTCTATTCGTCCTGTCCTCAACCCCTTGTTTGCTTTGTTCTTCCTCGCTCGGTGTCCATCCTCCATCGTCTTTGTCCTGCTTGCCGTCATGTTGTCGCCTTCGTTTCGTCGCCATCGTCTCGTTGTCCTAATCTTCGTCGCGCTCAACCCCTCTCGAAG AGAGCTGCTGCTTTTTACT TTATAGATGatagtattaatcaagaagcaattgttaataataatacatCTGAGAATAATAATTGCCT TGAGCAGCAATTTGAAACTTTGAAAAAAGATAGCAACTACACTTATAAAAATG GTAAAAAGAAACTAGAACATTTTATGATGAAAAAGCaaagtaaaattgatgcaattttTAAGAGAAAAGTTGCTGATAATGTTGGAGTTCAAACAAGCCAACCCTCTAATCTTATTTCACAAGAAGTTCAAGTAAGTGAACTCTCTAATCTTACTCAAAATGCACATCAACATGAATCCAAAGTTCCAAGATTAGAAAGAGATGTTGATATCTCTTTACTAGAAAGGGATCTAGGAAAGCGACGTCCAATTTGGCAGTATAATGTCAATGAACGTGATAAGATTCGTAGAGCATACATAATAGCTGGGTCATACCAACCAACAAATATTAGTTATCCAGCTTCTG AGTTAGGATTTAGtaattggaagaaagtaaataATGGAGTGAATTGTGCATTTGTATGTCACGAGGGTTCTATTCCTAATTCTCCCCATAATTTATGTGTGAAATCTTGTGATGATTTAATGGCTCATTCTAAGCATATAGACAAAGTTCTTGATAGGCATAGTGATGAAACTATTGCAAATAATCGCTTAAGGTTGAAGACATCTATTGATGCTATTCGATGGCTTGCATTTCAA AATGTTAATAATGTTGTCCTTGAAAATGCTCCTGGAAATGCTCAATATATATCTCCCGGTGTTCAAAAAGATATATTGCATATCTTTGCTAGAAAAGTGCGTGCAACAATTCGAGAAGAAATTGGTGattctaaattttgtataattattgatGAAGCAAGAGATGAGTCAAAGCGAGAACAAATGTCTGTGGTTTTGAGATTTGTAGACAAGCACGGTTGTGTTCAAGAAAGATTTTTTGATCTTATACATGTTTCTGATACGTGTTCTTTGACATTGAAAACAGAAATTTCATCAGTTCTTTCTCGTCATAATCTTGATGTTCAAAATCTTAGGGGACAAGGGTATGATGGAGCTAGTAATATGCGTGGTGAatggaatggattgcaagctctaTTTTTGAAAGATTGCCCTTTTGCTTATTACATTCATTGTCTTGCTCATCGATTACAATTAGCACTTGTTTCTGCAGCCAAAGAAGTTTGTTATGTTcatcaattcttttcaaaacttacCCTAATTGTGAATGTTGTGACTGTTTCTCCTAAACATCATGATCAGTTAAGGGTTGCTCAAGCAAATAATGTTGCAAACTTAATTGCCAATGATCAAATTGTGACAGGTAGTGGACTTAATCAAATTGGTACTTTGCAAAGAGCTGGAGATACTAGATGGGGATCTCATTTGAATTCTGTACGTAGCTTGCTATGCATGTTTGATGCTACTTGTGAAGTTCTTGAAAAAAACAGTGAAGAAGGTAATTTCTCCACTCGTGGTGATGCTAGTGCTGCTTGTGATGCTATCACATCCTTTGAATTTGTCTTTGTTTTGCATTTGATGAGAAATATTTTGGAAGTTAGTCATGATCTTTGTCAAGCTTTGCAACGAAAAAATCAAGACATATTGAATGCTTTAACTCTGGTTTCTACTACCAAGACTTTAATCCAACGAATGAGAGAATCAAGTTGGGAAGCTTTCATAAAAGAAGTTATATTATTTTGTGAGAAACATGAAGTTGAAGTTCCTGATATGAATGCAATGCATATTCCTAGAAGAGGCCGAACTCGCAAAATTGTTGACCAAATTTCAGTGGAGCATCATTACCGTGTTAATTTATTTTTGGCTGTAATTGATACACAGTTGCAAGAGATTAATGGAAGATTCAATGATAATATGGTGGAATTGCTTACTTTAAGTTCAACTTTAGATCCCAGAGAAAATTATAAGCTCTTCAGTGTCAACAAA AGTTATGTCAAGGATTAA